One segment of Allorhodopirellula heiligendammensis DNA contains the following:
- a CDS encoding DJ-1/PfpI family protein yields MAGSSKRILMLVGDFVEDYEAMVPLQMLLMLGHEVATVCPDKQAGDSVATAIHDFEGHQTYSEKPGHRFAINADFSDLDETSFDALIIPGGRAPEYLRLNERVLDIVRHFADTAKPIAAVCHGPQILVAAGVLSGRQCSSYPAVGPEITAVGGQYVTPGKNLDTAHVDGNLVTAPAWPAHPAWIRAFQELLEST; encoded by the coding sequence ATGGCTGGTTCGAGCAAAAGAATTTTGATGCTCGTGGGCGACTTCGTCGAAGACTACGAAGCGATGGTGCCCTTGCAGATGTTGCTGATGCTTGGCCACGAGGTTGCCACGGTGTGCCCGGACAAACAGGCCGGTGACAGTGTGGCGACAGCAATCCATGACTTTGAGGGCCATCAGACTTATTCGGAGAAACCGGGCCACCGGTTCGCCATCAACGCAGATTTTTCCGATCTCGACGAGACTTCGTTCGATGCCCTGATCATCCCGGGCGGCCGAGCTCCGGAGTATCTGCGTCTGAACGAGCGCGTCCTCGATATCGTCCGCCACTTCGCCGATACGGCTAAACCCATTGCAGCGGTCTGCCACGGCCCTCAGATCCTGGTTGCTGCGGGCGTTTTGTCCGGGCGACAATGCAGCAGCTATCCGGCCGTGGGTCCTGAAATCACCGCTGTGGGCGGCCAATACGTAACGCCAGGCAAGAATCTCGACACCGCCCATGTCGATGGCAATCTCGTCACGGCCCCAGCCTGGCCGGCACACCCCGCCTGGATCCGGGCGTTCCAGGAACTGCTCGAGTCCACCTAA
- a CDS encoding vWA domain-containing protein: protein MTSPESGRSLRPPTTLSSSAKRAALDRDAPPPAGEEHEPDRFIHQRAKILHELVRVRSQAEAARLEAQASRLDASAEQLESLLERIDAGENFTPDQLREFGIDETPGIGTPELANQIPDDALEPTRSPAARQSNASGSRLHSPLARFKSWEAIREAQSRHNNQHVRQDGPHCGVKPPRGRWRTESKDAAPTRSPAAQRKPGEAKVAKTLDTPPTRAKLPTSSAKIKPIDEQTDPAAPQRRSTPVIISCIVHLILLLCLAAFTLSTVMPKDQIALAASANEPSEEVIQTIEIETAQPEAVTSETAPDESVVELDPLGEMTAVKVSVDSLGAATTPSPHLASFSRNAAASSAAMKASPSDSDNRMQFCGVEGGGNHFAYLVDSSGSMGDAFVSARRALLESIDMLKPEQRFYVIFFDAECDYMRITRADQDESRSVAATTVNKQRLKSWAMRVEMDRGKAPYEPLEYALQRIKPDVIFLLSDGEFPQGIEDLLQKENKVTNLFGETKPISIVHTISYHSREGESRMRRIAENNFGQYRHVPKP, encoded by the coding sequence ATGACCTCGCCCGAGTCGGGCCGCTCGCTCCGACCGCCCACCACCCTCTCATCAAGTGCGAAGCGGGCTGCACTCGACCGAGACGCCCCACCGCCGGCGGGAGAGGAACATGAACCGGATCGGTTCATTCACCAACGGGCGAAAATCTTGCACGAACTCGTGCGGGTCCGCAGCCAGGCTGAAGCGGCGAGGCTCGAAGCCCAAGCCTCGCGACTGGATGCCTCTGCCGAGCAACTCGAATCGCTGCTCGAACGCATCGATGCCGGCGAGAACTTCACTCCCGATCAGCTGAGGGAGTTCGGAATCGATGAAACACCCGGGATCGGAACACCTGAACTCGCCAATCAAATTCCAGACGATGCACTGGAGCCTACAAGATCTCCTGCGGCCCGGCAATCGAACGCTTCCGGCTCGAGGCTCCATTCCCCACTCGCTCGGTTCAAGAGCTGGGAAGCGATTCGCGAGGCTCAATCTCGACACAACAATCAACACGTTCGGCAAGATGGACCGCACTGCGGCGTGAAACCACCTCGCGGCCGGTGGCGAACTGAGAGCAAAGATGCCGCCCCGACGCGATCGCCAGCAGCGCAGCGGAAACCTGGGGAAGCGAAAGTCGCCAAGACGCTTGACACTCCACCGACGCGGGCAAAACTTCCGACAAGCTCCGCGAAGATTAAACCCATCGATGAGCAGACTGACCCAGCGGCGCCGCAACGTCGATCCACACCGGTAATCATCAGCTGCATTGTTCACCTCATTTTGCTCCTTTGCTTGGCAGCGTTCACACTGAGCACGGTGATGCCCAAAGATCAGATCGCATTGGCGGCGTCGGCAAACGAGCCCAGCGAAGAAGTGATTCAAACGATTGAGATTGAAACGGCCCAGCCCGAAGCCGTGACGTCCGAGACGGCTCCTGACGAGTCTGTTGTCGAACTCGATCCGCTCGGCGAGATGACGGCCGTTAAGGTCAGCGTGGATTCGCTCGGCGCCGCCACGACTCCCTCGCCCCATCTAGCATCGTTCTCCCGAAACGCAGCGGCCTCCTCGGCGGCGATGAAAGCATCTCCGAGTGATTCCGATAATAGGATGCAGTTCTGCGGTGTGGAGGGAGGCGGCAACCACTTCGCTTATCTCGTTGATAGCTCAGGCAGCATGGGGGACGCCTTCGTGTCTGCTCGACGAGCGCTGCTGGAGTCCATCGACATGCTCAAACCCGAGCAACGATTCTATGTCATCTTCTTTGACGCCGAGTGCGACTACATGCGAATCACCCGCGCCGACCAGGACGAATCCCGGAGTGTCGCAGCCACCACCGTCAACAAGCAACGCCTCAAGAGCTGGGCGATGCGAGTGGAAATGGATCGCGGGAAAGCGCCGTATGAACCGCTCGAGTACGCCCTTCAAAGAATCAAACCGGATGTCATCTTCCTGCTGTCTGACGGTGAGTTCCCCCAAGGCATCGAAGACTTGCTCCAGAAGGAAAACAAAGTGACGAACCTGTTCGGTGAGACCAAACCGATCAGCATCGTGCACACGATCAGCTACCACAGCCGGGAAGGTGAGAGTCGCATGCGACGAATCGCCGAAAACAATTTCGGCCAATACCGCCACGTCCCCAAACCGTAG
- a CDS encoding outer membrane protein assembly factor BamB family protein, producing MHCMFSQSWLGRRVGIPLALCAAGQRPIALLLAGTLFIASTPLAEQTGAGERDVMSHVEMDQIGLVQAWRRHLSVPAGAQSIVDHKLYALKTSPKQYVEVIGKVDKAAAGNSGEPAEVDPSATATQAADAADAVAEAPVYARYLLEIPDLSESPEAAAPATPESEAAPPETARESMLDRMTRSGRATFASSGLLDRTEAERRARNDIRRLKRRGIEAEIQFREVPTIRMFTLADDGTLECRDAETGELVWLQRVGNRTKGYSGFGVDDQFLTVVNGSELITLDSVEGGVYDVQQLELIPTRGPQHCGDFTVVPSVGYRMVAYPLSGTHHEPLTETVTGDALASPTLAIGSNKLAWGTSQQFVFVLDLTGEPNMDFRLGTDGNVNGKLAAAPGDRFYFGSDFGQIYGLRATRTGEVMWTRPTGEPIHEAPVVFDDRVLFLSTDGNLMCVDAATGADCWGRMAHGVQLVIGVIGDRIYTRTLSGTMEVLDTTDGKVVHQLTGVRPRIWSTNIVSDRLYLLDKHGSIQCLRRPEAEMPTLTVSAEILPADEPTKKEDKKSKAPAKEAPDANDPFGGGADPFGGGADPFGGGADPFGGGGGDPFGGGDPFGG from the coding sequence ATGCATTGCATGTTCTCTCAGTCTTGGCTCGGCCGCCGCGTCGGCATCCCCTTGGCCTTGTGCGCCGCGGGCCAGCGTCCGATCGCTCTGCTACTGGCCGGGACGTTGTTCATCGCGAGCACGCCCTTAGCAGAGCAAACCGGTGCGGGAGAACGCGACGTCATGTCGCACGTAGAAATGGACCAGATCGGATTGGTCCAGGCTTGGCGGCGGCACCTTAGCGTGCCCGCTGGCGCTCAGTCGATCGTTGATCACAAACTGTATGCGTTAAAAACGTCGCCCAAGCAGTACGTGGAAGTGATTGGCAAAGTCGATAAGGCCGCCGCTGGGAATTCCGGTGAACCAGCAGAAGTGGACCCATCGGCGACGGCCACGCAGGCCGCGGATGCGGCGGACGCGGTTGCCGAGGCGCCCGTCTATGCGAGGTACTTGCTCGAAATACCGGATCTTTCCGAGTCCCCTGAAGCGGCGGCGCCGGCCACACCCGAGTCGGAGGCGGCGCCACCAGAGACCGCCCGTGAATCGATGCTCGACCGCATGACGAGGAGCGGTCGGGCGACCTTTGCGTCGAGCGGCTTGCTCGACCGTACCGAAGCTGAGCGGCGGGCAAGAAATGATATCCGGCGACTGAAGCGTCGGGGTATCGAGGCGGAGATTCAGTTCCGCGAGGTCCCGACCATCCGCATGTTCACGCTCGCCGATGATGGCACGTTGGAATGCCGCGATGCCGAAACCGGTGAGCTGGTATGGTTGCAGCGGGTGGGAAACCGCACAAAAGGCTATAGTGGATTCGGTGTCGACGATCAATTTCTGACGGTCGTCAATGGCAGCGAATTGATCACCCTCGATAGTGTTGAGGGTGGTGTCTACGACGTGCAACAGTTGGAGTTGATTCCAACGCGGGGGCCACAGCACTGCGGCGACTTCACTGTGGTACCGTCGGTGGGATACCGGATGGTGGCTTATCCGCTTTCCGGCACGCATCACGAGCCATTGACGGAAACCGTTACCGGAGATGCGCTGGCCTCGCCAACCCTTGCGATCGGATCCAATAAACTCGCCTGGGGAACATCCCAGCAATTTGTCTTCGTGCTGGATCTCACGGGCGAGCCAAATATGGATTTCCGCTTGGGCACCGATGGCAACGTCAATGGCAAACTGGCGGCAGCCCCTGGCGATCGTTTCTACTTCGGTTCCGACTTCGGGCAAATCTATGGGTTGCGGGCAACGCGGACGGGGGAGGTCATGTGGACTCGGCCAACCGGTGAACCGATTCATGAGGCGCCGGTGGTTTTCGATGATCGGGTGCTATTTCTCTCCACCGACGGCAACTTAATGTGTGTTGACGCCGCTACCGGCGCTGATTGCTGGGGACGGATGGCCCATGGCGTGCAGTTGGTTATCGGTGTGATCGGAGATCGTATCTACACGAGAACCCTCAGTGGAACGATGGAGGTTCTGGACACAACCGACGGGAAAGTGGTGCATCAGTTGACGGGCGTGCGGCCCCGGATATGGTCAACAAATATTGTCAGTGATCGGCTATATCTGCTCGACAAGCATGGTTCGATCCAGTGTTTGCGGCGCCCCGAGGCCGAAATGCCTACGTTGACTGTGAGTGCCGAAATTCTGCCTGCTGATGAGCCGACTAAGAAAGAAGACAAAAAATCAAAAGCTCCTGCCAAGGAAGCTCCAGATGCCAATGATCCATTCGGTGGCGGGGCGGATCCATTCGGCGGCGGAGCGGATCCGTTTGGTGGCGGTGCCGATCCATTCGGTGGTGGAGGCGGCGATCCATTCGGCGGCGGCGATCCATTTGGGGGTTGA
- a CDS encoding DNA gyrase subunit B, translating to MSDSSAPDPSQSDAQNGGADNPAVEPVATDQVAAAASEESPYVALVANSEYTDKDLQHLSDLEHVRERPSMYIGDTFSRGLHHLVYEVVDNSIDEAMAGFAKSVSVVVHTDGSVTVEDDGRGVPVTRHEQLSEELDREVSTLEGVMTVLKFGGKFEKGAYQTSGGLHGVGVTVVNFLSQWAEVEVSRDGFTWTQEYERGVPMGPVKKGRATKKTGTKTTFKADGQIFTTTKYVYDTLLKRLQELAFLNSGVRIKFLDERNGEGGDFQYNEGIVEFVQHLNRASDALHADVIHIVGAREGVEYDIAMQYTTEFTDTVQSYVNNIHTTEGGTHVSGYRSALTRTLNNYGKKEGLFKAITPTGDDFREGLTAVISVRVPHPQFEGQTKTKLGNGEVDGIITSGVGEALSKYLEENPKVAKTIVRKGLLAAEAREAARKAKDQLRKRKDALGGGGLPGKLRDCISKKMEECEVYLVEGDSAGGSAEGGRMREFQAILPLRGKIINAYKSREDKVLANEEVQSMIQAIGTGIGVDQDLTRRRYNKVIIMTDADVDGSHIRTLLLCFFYRQMYQLVAAGHVYVAQPPLFRVSHGKSRYYVQSEEEMKGQLLNRGLNDTVFEAEDGRRVEAEKMRALAEALASMEDAVLALERRGVSLRVHAMRLDPVAGKLPTFLVTFQGEEHWFHTLEEVEQFLTERGAHLDIEEETEEGVDDAENAGSADVGAGTAAESDAAANAAEPEERIVAHLTELHEVRTINSGLKELQPLGFGLDDLIPADRTGSTTPRFELIRGEDIRRPLEDLRELLPEIRAAGEKGLTLTRFKGLGEMNAEELRETTLDPANRTLIRVNLSDAGAADEMFRLLMGDKVEPRREFIETHALDVRNLDV from the coding sequence ATGAGCGACTCTTCTGCCCCTGATCCTTCCCAGTCCGACGCCCAGAATGGCGGCGCAGACAATCCTGCTGTTGAACCGGTGGCCACAGATCAAGTAGCAGCTGCGGCGAGCGAGGAAAGCCCGTATGTCGCGTTGGTTGCCAATTCCGAATACACTGACAAGGATCTGCAGCACCTCTCGGACCTCGAGCACGTCCGCGAACGGCCGAGTATGTACATCGGGGACACGTTTTCCCGCGGATTGCACCACTTGGTTTACGAAGTCGTCGATAATTCAATCGACGAAGCGATGGCTGGCTTCGCCAAATCGGTGTCCGTTGTTGTGCATACCGATGGCAGTGTGACGGTCGAGGATGACGGTCGAGGCGTCCCGGTGACACGTCACGAACAGCTGTCCGAAGAGCTCGATCGGGAAGTCAGCACGCTCGAGGGCGTGATGACGGTACTGAAATTCGGTGGCAAGTTCGAGAAAGGTGCTTACCAAACCTCCGGCGGTTTGCACGGCGTCGGTGTCACCGTGGTGAACTTTCTCAGTCAATGGGCCGAGGTCGAAGTCAGCCGGGACGGGTTCACGTGGACGCAGGAGTACGAACGCGGGGTGCCGATGGGGCCGGTCAAAAAAGGTCGGGCAACCAAGAAAACCGGGACGAAGACCACATTTAAAGCCGATGGGCAGATCTTCACGACGACGAAGTACGTTTACGACACCCTGCTCAAACGCTTGCAGGAACTCGCGTTCCTCAACAGCGGTGTGCGAATCAAATTCCTCGACGAGCGGAACGGCGAAGGCGGCGATTTTCAGTACAATGAGGGGATCGTTGAGTTCGTCCAGCACCTCAACCGGGCCAGCGACGCGTTGCATGCCGACGTGATCCACATCGTCGGCGCACGCGAGGGTGTCGAATATGACATCGCCATGCAGTACACGACCGAATTTACCGACACAGTTCAGTCCTATGTTAACAATATTCATACGACCGAAGGCGGCACGCACGTTTCTGGATACCGTTCGGCGCTGACACGAACGCTGAACAACTACGGTAAAAAAGAAGGCTTGTTCAAGGCGATCACGCCAACGGGCGATGATTTCCGCGAAGGCTTGACGGCCGTCATCAGCGTCCGCGTGCCTCATCCGCAATTCGAAGGACAAACCAAGACAAAGCTCGGCAATGGCGAAGTCGATGGGATCATCACCAGTGGCGTGGGCGAAGCGCTCTCAAAATACCTCGAAGAGAACCCCAAAGTCGCCAAGACCATCGTCCGCAAAGGGCTGCTCGCCGCTGAAGCCCGCGAGGCCGCTCGGAAGGCAAAGGACCAGCTCCGCAAACGGAAAGACGCACTCGGCGGTGGTGGTTTGCCCGGCAAGCTACGCGACTGCATCTCGAAAAAGATGGAGGAATGCGAAGTCTATCTGGTCGAAGGTGATTCGGCAGGCGGGTCTGCCGAGGGCGGACGGATGCGTGAATTCCAAGCGATTCTGCCGCTGCGTGGTAAGATCATCAACGCCTACAAGAGTCGCGAAGACAAGGTGCTCGCCAACGAGGAAGTCCAGTCGATGATCCAGGCGATCGGTACCGGCATCGGTGTCGATCAAGACCTGACGCGGCGTCGCTATAATAAAGTCATCATCATGACTGACGCGGATGTCGACGGCAGCCACATCCGCACGCTGTTGCTGTGTTTCTTTTATCGTCAAATGTACCAGTTGGTCGCCGCTGGCCACGTCTACGTTGCCCAGCCGCCACTGTTCCGCGTTTCGCACGGCAAATCACGCTATTATGTGCAGAGCGAGGAGGAGATGAAGGGACAGTTGCTCAACCGTGGTCTCAATGACACCGTGTTTGAAGCAGAGGATGGGCGACGGGTTGAGGCCGAGAAAATGCGTGCCTTGGCCGAGGCTCTCGCCAGCATGGAGGATGCTGTCCTAGCGCTCGAGCGGCGGGGCGTCAGCCTGCGGGTGCACGCGATGCGGTTGGATCCCGTCGCAGGGAAATTACCCACCTTCCTGGTGACGTTCCAGGGCGAAGAACATTGGTTCCACACCCTCGAGGAAGTCGAGCAATTCCTAACCGAGCGCGGTGCTCACTTGGACATCGAAGAAGAGACTGAAGAGGGCGTTGATGACGCTGAGAATGCTGGTTCTGCCGATGTAGGAGCAGGCACCGCTGCTGAGTCCGATGCGGCAGCAAACGCTGCCGAGCCCGAAGAGCGAATTGTCGCTCACCTAACCGAACTGCACGAGGTTCGCACCATCAACAGTGGACTGAAAGAACTCCAACCCCTCGGCTTTGGCCTCGACGATCTCATTCCTGCGGACCGTACTGGGTCGACCACTCCCCGATTTGAATTGATCCGGGGCGAAGATATCCGTCGACCGCTGGAGGATTTGCGCGAGCTCCTGCCGGAAATTCGGGCCGCTGGTGAAAAGGGCCTCACCCTCACCCGGTTTAAGGGACTCGGGGAAATGAATGCGGAAGAACTTCGTGAGACGACCCTCGACCCAGCAAACCGCACATTGATTCGGGTGAACCTCTCTGACGCCGGTGCCGCTGACGAAATGTTCCGCCTGCTGATGGGGGACAAGGTCGAGCCACGTCGTGAATTTATCGAAACCCACGCTCTCGATGTCCGCAATTTGGATGTATAA
- a CDS encoding sugar phosphate isomerase/epimerase family protein produces the protein MMNTLAVNQLSTFRWDLETDAQAYAEHGFAGIGLFRPKVEDFGIDRCVELLADLNLSATSLSWAGGFTGSDGRGFNDAVRDAMSAVTDAANLRAETLIVLAGGRNNHIRRHARRTLCEALAKVSIVAEEFGVQIALEPFHPGCGHEWSFVNDLESTLQIIDMVGSPNLGIVLDTYHVGMDDDVLRWLPHVSPHVHLLQLGDGRHSPLGEMNRCLLGDGCVPIESIVQTLLDQGYQGPIEAEVIGEDVEPLEYEMVLAHTRRYLDQLTQSKVH, from the coding sequence ATGATGAACACCCTCGCGGTCAATCAGTTATCGACATTTCGATGGGATCTCGAGACAGACGCTCAAGCATATGCCGAACATGGATTCGCTGGCATCGGATTGTTCCGGCCCAAGGTAGAAGACTTTGGTATCGATCGCTGTGTGGAGTTGCTTGCTGACTTAAACTTGTCGGCAACTTCGCTAAGTTGGGCGGGAGGATTCACCGGCAGTGATGGACGTGGTTTCAACGATGCCGTTCGCGACGCGATGTCAGCGGTAACCGATGCTGCGAACCTCCGCGCCGAGACACTCATCGTGCTGGCAGGTGGTCGCAATAATCACATTCGTCGTCACGCTCGACGGACCCTGTGCGAAGCATTGGCGAAGGTGTCGATCGTCGCCGAGGAGTTCGGCGTGCAGATCGCACTGGAGCCCTTTCATCCAGGCTGTGGGCATGAGTGGTCCTTTGTCAATGATCTCGAATCCACTCTGCAGATCATCGATATGGTCGGTAGTCCTAATCTCGGTATCGTGCTCGATACGTACCACGTTGGCATGGACGATGATGTGCTCCGATGGTTGCCGCATGTTAGCCCGCATGTCCATTTGTTGCAGCTGGGAGACGGCCGGCACAGTCCGCTGGGCGAGATGAACCGCTGTCTGCTTGGCGACGGCTGCGTGCCGATCGAGTCGATCGTCCAAACGCTGTTGGATCAGGGCTATCAAGGACCAATCGAAGCCGAGGTGATCGGTGAAGATGTCGAGCCGCTTGAGTATGAGATGGTATTGGCTCACACTCGGCGTTACCTCGATCAGTTGACCCAGTCGAAGGTGCACTAA
- a CDS encoding aldehyde dehydrogenase family protein — protein sequence MITLNPLRWGKQYESLEFNDVVHFDTGQPIARVGTVGGGIVSKDLTKAHLARKALLEVPTDELIAMSKKAAELFENQTLRVGDSMQSVDDFVHQQSASTGLPEHMCRSNMAKNSFVLSRMDEILQCLTRGLDLSIFSKGYGDEGRGVTVSYQAQTPVLGAVLPNNSPGVHTLWLPAIALQIGLALKPGSQEPWTPYRMVSAFMEAGVPPAAFGLYPGGHDAGGAIMAKTPRSMIFGSAQTLAQHAGNPRVQAHGPGFSKILLGDDIVDDWETYLDVMVESVLSNSGRSCINCSGIWASRHTREIAAAIAEKIGPIDVVPPTDPQAQLAAFTVPAMATGTWAMVEQDLAESGVTNMTAEYGEKLIERDHCAYLRPMVVHADSHERAVAAKEYMFPFVSVVECPQNQMLRNIGPTLIGTVITSDEALIEDAGRCVEIDRLNIGPLATNRINWLQPHEGNIIEFLFRNRAYQIAPMPVAL from the coding sequence ATGATTACTCTCAATCCACTTCGCTGGGGCAAGCAGTACGAGTCCCTTGAGTTCAATGATGTTGTCCATTTTGACACGGGACAGCCGATTGCTCGCGTTGGCACGGTGGGTGGCGGAATTGTTTCGAAAGATCTCACGAAAGCCCATCTCGCTCGGAAAGCCCTGCTCGAGGTACCAACGGACGAGCTGATTGCGATGAGCAAAAAAGCAGCTGAGCTGTTTGAGAACCAGACGCTGCGCGTGGGTGACTCCATGCAGAGCGTGGATGACTTTGTGCATCAGCAATCCGCCAGCACAGGGTTGCCCGAGCACATGTGCCGCTCGAATATGGCAAAAAACAGTTTCGTGCTCAGCCGGATGGATGAGATCCTGCAGTGCTTGACGCGTGGTTTGGACTTGTCCATCTTCTCCAAGGGTTACGGCGATGAAGGCCGTGGCGTCACGGTGAGCTATCAAGCCCAAACGCCAGTTCTCGGGGCGGTGCTACCGAACAACTCGCCAGGTGTTCATACCTTGTGGTTGCCCGCAATTGCGCTGCAGATCGGGCTGGCACTCAAGCCGGGATCGCAGGAGCCTTGGACGCCCTACCGCATGGTATCCGCGTTCATGGAGGCAGGCGTTCCTCCAGCCGCGTTTGGATTGTATCCGGGGGGACACGACGCGGGCGGGGCAATCATGGCCAAAACACCACGGAGCATGATCTTTGGCAGTGCTCAGACGCTCGCCCAGCACGCTGGAAATCCGCGGGTGCAAGCTCATGGACCTGGCTTTTCGAAAATCTTGCTGGGTGACGATATCGTTGATGATTGGGAAACGTATCTAGACGTGATGGTGGAGAGTGTGTTGAGCAATTCGGGCCGTAGCTGTATCAACTGCTCGGGCATTTGGGCCAGTCGTCATACCCGCGAAATCGCCGCCGCGATCGCCGAGAAAATCGGCCCCATCGATGTTGTGCCGCCAACGGATCCCCAGGCTCAGCTCGCTGCCTTTACCGTCCCTGCGATGGCGACGGGCACGTGGGCGATGGTCGAGCAAGACCTCGCTGAGTCCGGCGTGACCAACATGACCGCCGAATATGGCGAGAAACTGATCGAGCGTGACCACTGCGCGTATTTACGCCCGATGGTGGTGCATGCCGATTCCCATGAGCGAGCCGTCGCGGCGAAGGAATACATGTTCCCGTTTGTGAGTGTGGTCGAGTGTCCGCAGAATCAAATGCTGCGGAACATCGGGCCCACGCTCATCGGAACGGTGATCACATCAGACGAGGCATTGATCGAGGACGCTGGCCGCTGCGTCGAAATCGATCGATTGAACATCGGCCCGCTGGCGACCAATCGCATCAATTGGTTGCAGCCGCACGAAGGGAATATCATCGAGTTTTTGTTTCGGAATCGCGCCTACCAAATTGCCCCGATGCCAGTAGCACTGTAA
- a CDS encoding carboxypeptidase-like regulatory domain-containing protein encodes MTRFLALMALCSSAACALLAAPAAAQSENLAVTDHLTVSQWVNPATPGELSGQVILPSANGSAQAIANAVVVMTNQDGEKFRGSTDENGQFVITGVQAGVYALTARADGVFACCAMHVVDGEMVAADQLPQRVDIAAAAIDYTVVKTSILRYLPPARGQNSYTIDDVDLAGISDRVAGDRSFRVSQSDGGLKGRLHIAGARGATLGDAGLLNVFLVHQGEVVDRVVSLQDGTFVFVDVAPGEYSILALGQAGLGMAGFELIDESTVNQFAGRVSGAKAITQNDRTLTSIHGDPLCCREFAMQVAPLPQAMECCEAEVYEEPILIDECDDCVAGCDACEAVDECGNSICEADSCCNPLGGAGFSSVGFSSVGGGGGGGGGGGGGGGFGGGFLGLAGLAGLAGLGGGDDPIIVPPDPVSPVR; translated from the coding sequence ATGACACGTTTCTTGGCTTTGATGGCGCTTTGCAGTTCGGCAGCCTGCGCGCTGTTGGCGGCTCCCGCAGCTGCGCAGTCAGAAAACCTAGCGGTTACCGATCACCTTACTGTATCTCAGTGGGTCAATCCGGCGACCCCGGGAGAGCTGAGCGGTCAAGTCATTTTGCCATCTGCCAACGGTTCGGCACAAGCGATTGCGAATGCGGTCGTGGTGATGACCAATCAAGACGGGGAAAAATTTCGCGGCTCCACCGATGAGAACGGGCAGTTCGTCATCACGGGCGTCCAGGCAGGCGTCTACGCACTGACCGCTCGCGCTGATGGTGTGTTCGCTTGCTGTGCAATGCATGTCGTTGATGGCGAAATGGTAGCCGCCGATCAGCTTCCTCAACGGGTGGACATTGCCGCTGCCGCCATTGATTACACGGTGGTGAAAACCTCAATCTTACGCTATCTACCGCCTGCTCGCGGCCAGAATTCGTACACCATTGACGACGTGGACTTGGCAGGCATCTCCGACCGGGTGGCTGGCGACAGGTCGTTTCGCGTCAGCCAAAGCGATGGTGGTCTGAAAGGCCGGTTGCACATTGCGGGAGCGCGTGGCGCGACACTCGGGGATGCCGGACTGCTCAACGTGTTTCTTGTGCATCAGGGTGAAGTCGTTGATCGCGTTGTCTCGTTGCAAGACGGCACGTTTGTATTTGTGGACGTGGCTCCAGGAGAGTATTCGATCCTGGCTCTCGGCCAGGCTGGTTTGGGGATGGCGGGATTTGAACTGATTGACGAATCGACGGTGAATCAGTTCGCCGGCCGCGTCAGCGGTGCCAAAGCGATCACGCAGAACGACCGGACATTGACATCGATCCATGGCGATCCGCTCTGCTGCCGAGAATTCGCAATGCAGGTCGCCCCATTGCCACAGGCCATGGAATGCTGTGAGGCAGAGGTTTATGAAGAGCCGATTCTCATCGATGAATGCGACGATTGCGTTGCGGGATGTGATGCGTGTGAAGCTGTTGACGAGTGTGGAAACTCGATTTGTGAAGCGGACTCCTGCTGCAATCCATTAGGCGGCGCTGGCTTCAGCTCCGTTGGCTTCAGCTCCGTTGGCGGCGGTGGTGGTGGTGGTGGCGGCGGAGGCGGAGGTGGTGGTTTCGGCGGCGGCTTCCTCGGCTTGGCCGGACTTGCCGGTCTGGCGGGGCTCGGCGGGGGTGATGATCCGATCATCGTGCCTCCAGATCCAGTGAGCCCAGTTCGCTAG